A stretch of DNA from Acomys russatus chromosome 4, mAcoRus1.1, whole genome shotgun sequence:
GGTATGACAAGAAGGTTTATGTGGTTTTTTGGCAGGTTGAAAATCAATGAATTCAGACTCCTGGACTTGAAAGCTGATCTGTCTTCAGATGGCAAAGGCATCAACTTGAGGATGCCCTTGGCTATGAGTGGCACTGTTTCTATGTGAGTATGAGTCACTTGGATTTGGAGGTGCAGTGCAACATGGCTGATTTGAGTAGGCATTTAATTACTAGCTACGCTGTGTCCTTTGGCCCCAGTTTCCAAATCGGTAAAAGAAGGGCACCTCTGATGAAGTATTCTAATGAAAAGAGGCCATGTTAAGTCTCTTTCAAAAGAATCTTCTATGTAATATATGTTTcttgcatgtgtgcactcacatgtcTTTGTGGAATTCAGAAGTCAACATCAGGAATCGGCCTCAAGGTGGTGAGGGTGCCACATTAATTATGAGATAGTATCTctcccagaacctggaaacagttgATTTTGATTATTCTTCCTAGATAAGTAAATTAgagttttaaggtttttaaatttatagtGAGAGACTCTGAAAAATGAACAAGAACCTGTGTCAAAGTCTTTTTAGAGTTTGGAGGTGTCTTTCAGAAAGAATATTTGTCTAGAGTGTGTGCAAGCCGGGCCTCAATCATCAGCCCTTGGCGTGGCGGgtgggtgttttattttatatacttacaaCCCATGAGCTCTGGGATCCTGTTATGTACTTAAACATTTTATGTTCATGATTTCTCACTAGAAATGTGTGATTCTGTCCTAGTTTCATTGTCATTATTAAATGGAGTAAACCAGATACAGTACTTTAAATAAGAACTGGGAATTTATGCTAGAAAATGTTAGTAGTCAATTTAAGTATTAGtctcatgaaaagaaaaaccttgcATGTATTAAATATGCATGACTCAGAGAAGTCTCATACAAATGTGTAAATTTCATAGAGAATATGTACCATGTTGACATTATTATTATACCATTGATATTGTCCACAGACACCATTCATCATTACACAGAGAGATGATAACCAGAGCAACTTGCAAAGCCTTCTAGACTTGTTCCCAGTATGACTCTTGTTTTCTGCAGCCCTTTACTTGGCCCTCTGGTTGATGTCGCTATTTCCTTGGACCTCATAACTCCAGTCAGTATTCAAACCAATTCTCAGACCGGCCTTCCCATGGTAGTTGCAGGAAAATGCTCTACGAGTGCAGACAAAATCTCCATATCTTTGTTGGGCAGGTAAGACTCATCCATTCCAGCAGAGCTGGGCTCTCAGGGAGGCTTTAGGACCCCTGACTTTAATCCTATTTCTACACCTTCGAAGCAGCATAATGGAATCCACCATCTGATTAGCATCAAGTACCAACACTGTCACAAGTCTACAGCTTCATCCTTAGAGGATGCAGTTTGCACATACTCCATACTCAGGCTTCTGAGATGATTGACTGTGTAGTTCTAGGAATCAACACATTTTtgtcttcctagtgctgagaaTTTGCTATtagctgcattttcttttttcctttgtaaaaaatATGGCTACTAGAAAGGGAACCAGGTTCTTATGCTTACAAGGAAAATCTTTTGTGGAATAAGTTATCTACATAGCTCTCTTCTCTGATTATTTTCTAGTGAAAACTCTGTTCTCTAGCAGGCAGGCATTGTGCTATGCGGTAGAGACTCATTAGGTGCAGCCACATAGGTTCTCTGTCTCCTAGAGCATATCAAAAGGATAAGAAAGGCAGAAGGGTATTTCATTCATCAGTGAATGCAAAGAAAATATAGAGTACCACACAAACTATCATACTTAGCAGGGCACAGAAGAGCCAACACTCCCATCAGTCCTTGGTATGGATGGGCTGCTCCAGAAGATGACAGCTGGATGAGAGTTGAAGGCGAGGAAGCAACCTCAGTGAGACTTGCTGATGAAACAGGTTTAAGGCTGACTGTTTTTGCCCAGTGCCCAAAGGATCAGCCTGGTGTTCTTTAAGTAGGGGCTGAGTGAATGATGCTGTGTCAGGGCTGTGATGAGCACCCAGGCACGGAGGAAGCCACCTCTTAGACATGAGATGCCCAGATGCTCAGGGAGGGTCTACTGGGCAGCATTCTGTAATGAGACTATAGAGCAGGGTTATGATCACCTGAGCCCCATAGGACCCTCTTGTTCATATTGAACTCTTGACCAAGCTTTGTAAGTCCCTTCTTTTCCAGGCGAAGTTCCACTATCAACACAATTACTGACAATCTATCTGCGGTTGTCACAAAGCTAGTGTCATACCTGCTGCAGAACCAAGTAAGTTCTGAGATCTTTGCACCCAGAGCTAGGTCTAGTGTGGGCAGCAGAGGTATTGTAGGTGTGGTGGGGGAACTCGGGACACTGTTTACCTGGTGGGACAGATTTCTCTTTGGGAGGTCTGTAGGCTCCTTCTCCTCATGAGCTGTGTttcagggagagggaggcagaaatCACAGGTGCTGACCTGAGGTGTTTATGACATCTGTGTACCACATCTTTATTTAAGCTGCTTTTTTTGTAATTAACACACCTTATTTAAACATCTGTATTTAAGCATGTGGAATGAGAATCTGCAGTGAATTGGAAATTGGGCCTCATCGAGGGTGGAAGCCTTCTGAGAAATGAAAAGATCCTTGGTTCCATAGTTCAAGGCACAAGAGTCTAGGGTGTTAGGGCTCTGGGTACTAAGTCTTCAGGTCCTGAACTTCTGACATCCTGAGGATGTGGTTTCTCAGCATCCCAAGAGAGTCTGATTCAGGCTGCTACAATTCCATAGCTAAGGTTAACTGTTCCTGGGTCCTGAAAATGAGGCCCTCTGTCAAGGGAGGGTAAACAGCCTGTTGCCAGCAAAGtctcatctgttttcttttctctccctctcctcaccccatCTCCCTCTTAGATATGCCCACTGCTCCAGTTCATCCTCAGTCACCTGAATGTAACTCTTACTCAGGACCTTCTCTGTAAGTcacagcctggagcctggagtggCTTCCATAGGCCAAGAAAACAGCTGCGGGAATGTCCCAGACAGAGACCTTACATTCTTTTCAAGGCGGCCTGTGTCTTCTCCTCTTCTCAATGGAGGCTCTATTTGATCCTTATCTTCCCATGTTTGACAGAATAGTTATGGCAACACAACTCATGCACCAATGGTGTAAAGACCTGGAGGTGGCCCTTCTATGGATATGCCATTTTACACAGTCCTTCTGTGTCTTTGGTGCAGAACCTTACTGGGTCCCTCCAAGGGTCTGCACAGAGCAGCACAGGGTAATAGTGGTGTACTTGAGGTCATGTAGGTGACATAGTGATGGGCTGGAAGGAGGTAATGATTTGGTGGGCCTCTGTTTAGTTTCGTATGGCAATGACTGATGTTGCTCTTGACTTGGTTCCTTTAGCTGGTCTACTGACAGGACAGTTACCAGTTGGTAtctgaagaggaaggagaagaaccAGAATGCTATGACATCCCCTGTTGGTATGGACATGTCTCAGTTACTTCTGTATTGCCAACAGAAAATAACATTATCAGAGAAAGTATAAAAAAAGCATTTGGTTTGGGACTCACAATTCCAGAGAGGTGGGGCTCATGAGCACATGGTGAGGAGCATGACAGCAGACAGGCAGCATGGCCttggagtagtagctgagaggTCATATATTGGACCCAATCACCCAGCAGAATGAGCTAATTAGCAATGATATGGTCCTTTGAAATCTGAAAGCCTATTGCTAGTGACACATCTCTTCcaaaaagccacacctcctaatccttcccaaactgtttcTACACAAAGAGACCAgttattcaaatacatgaacccATTGTGGCCATTCTTATACAAATCCAATAGGAAGGCTCTGTGTTCTATGCACATCAGCTTGTCACGAAATCAGGACTATGAATATTTTGCTTCTGTCACAAGAGAAGAGAAATTCTGACTTGATCCTGGCTCTAGGGGGAACTCTGAGCTTGAGTATATACTGAATCCTGAATCTGTATCACAAAGATGGTGGACATTTGATACTAAATGAACTTACATGAGGTATTGACTGAGTCCTAACTTTGTGAAAAGACACTTGTCCATTACCTGCATATGGACCCTGGCTTCATGGGCATGGCCTCTACTTTTCCAATGTGCTGTGGCTCCAGAAAAAGTGATCAGTCTGGTTTAGGGCAACAATGTGAGATCAAAACCAGAAATCTACAGTAATCTCTATCCTCTCTGTGTCCTAAGCCATGCTGGCCACAGTAGGATGAAATGGGCACAGTGAGGCCAGGATACCATTGATAGAATTTATGCTCAATGAAAGCCTCCTTTCACTGTTGCTGTGATTTCCAGTGTCCTGATGCCCTGTGATTTCATTCCAGGCGAGTCCCCAGTGGTTTCATCTTACTCCCATTGGCATTTATCTCTAGAAAGTGCTACTGCTACAAAGACTACCGGAGACCATCTGAAGGATCCTTCAAGACACCCTTTTTATCTCATTAGTCTACATACCTGTTTTCACCCtcccagcaataaaaccctaattgCACTCCTGTGTGTGGCTTGCCTCAGTCCTTGCAATAGAAGTTGTTGGCAGTGTGTACAGTATGATTGGGGTGAGATCGCAGATGGTGGCTGAAGCAAGAGAGGAAGGGTATGGTACATACCTTACAGCTTTTTTTATACGCAGAGTTGCAGAACCCTTGAGTGAGTGGGCCCCTAGCCACTGTGTGAATGTAGCAGAACTCCAACCATCCAGCCACACATGCCCATTGAGACCCAGGAGGACAGGCAGACAGGTTCAGGGAGATTGGTTTTTCTAGCCTATTTCCCCTTAAGGACCATATCAATCTCTTACATTCTCCACCCTCACTTAGCCCTCCTACTGATACTCAGTTCCTGGGTATCAGCTCCAAATTATAGGAATGTTATCTATGGTGAGATCACAGATCCTGGAGGTACCCAATGGATCCTGATTCTATTCTTGTCAGGAAGGCTACCACTAAAGAGGTCTTCTTAATACTTCACCACATCCTGATGCAAAGGAAAGAGACTGATGTTCATAGAGGAAAGTGATTCATCCAGGTCACACAGTGAGCAAGAGTCACAACCAGGATTACATTGACTCTCTTCtaacatttatgtatttgtggtTCATGCCCTTAAAAATGGAATCGCTGAACTTTAGCACCAGGAGACTCCCAGGCATTAACTCACTTTAGGTGACAGTCAAAATTAGGCTCTTACACTTTAAATTGGTTGAATACCATGGAGGTCTGTATCTTTTTCAATGGGATTATTTCACTTCCCCTAGAGTCAATGAAGGACATGAGGAAGTTCCTTCAGGGCACATTTAGaggacaatctctctctctctctctctctctctctctctctctctctctctctctctctctctctctctctctctctctctctgtctctctctctctctctctctctctctctctctctctctctctctctctctctctctctctctctctctcaactaatATCCAGAGAAGCCTAAAACACAGGGACACTAACTCTTGGCCTCGCCCTTGACTTTCTGCCAAGGTTCTATGGTTTGAATCTACAATGCTATCCATAAGATTAAATGTTCGAGCACTGCGACTCCTCCTGGTAATACTGGTTTGAAGGCCATGGGACTTTTGAAGCTGCATAACCTAGCAAGAGAGGGTTGCTGATCACCACTCTTGATGATCATATTCCTCTTTAGTCCTATTTCCTGCTCCATGATCTCCCAAGATATGATCTAGGCATGGATACATGTCCCAAGCTCAGATCATGTCTCACTAGCTGCCATGTTTTCCCCACCATGAGACACTCATGTCTCCTAAAACTGAACCAAACAAACCTTCCAGTCAATCGTTTTTGCTTAGTGTTTGatcacaatgaaaagaaaatgtaacaaatGTAATACAGGTAATTAGAACCAGATACAATTGAAgtatggtttctttaaaaaataagttatgtCATGTAAACATGTCTGTGTTTAAGTCTcaaatgtgggatatggggctgccttaGTTTATACATAGCTGTTAACTATAATTACAACCTGTAGGCAAGTGGCCTTTTTTAGATGTGGATAGCTTAATTCTGAGGACACTGAGATGTTATAAatatcgagagagagagagagagagagagagagagagagagagagagagagagagtgagtgcaCCACTTTGAGAAGATGTTTGGAGGATGAAGGCTGCCTGTTCATTTGCTGTTTGTTGGTGTTCTGATCTGGTGGCTATCCTGATGACTAAGTTTGTATTGCTTCAAAGAACCCAATGACTCTAATAGGCAGAAGTAGCAAAGAGAATTCTGACCTTTCTctccataatttttcttttttctcctggcTAGTGTTGGGGTTGGTGGAAGGAAGATAGAGGTATAAAAAACTCCTATAAATTGTATTTAAAAGATGGCTATGATCAGAAATGATGTCCATTGCTCTAGCAAGGTTTGCCATGTCTTTGGAAGTGATGAGAAAATGTGTCTGAAGCTGGATGCTGGAGAAGTGAAATAGCACTTTAAGAGTAGTTTAATATATCATGCTTATGGGAGGTGGTAAAATCTAAATGCTCACACAACGGCAGGAAGGAACCTGAGCATGCTGAACTTCAGAGGGCATAAGAAGGAAACTATGGAGAAATGAGCCAGACGCCATCATTCATCCATGCTCCATTAGGGAGAGAATCTGACTGTGCTCGGCCCATTTCCTGACTATTTGAATGAGGCCAAAGTTTCAAGTAGTGGGCTAACTTATCTGTCGAAAGAAATTTCAAGATAGAGAGCACTAAGGTTATGACATGGTCCTGTCCTCCTACTTAAAAAGAGCTGTAACATGAAATGCCAGAGCAAATATCAGAGTATAAAGATGTGAAAGACATGCAGTTTAGTGAAGTAAGGAGCATGTATGAGGTATTGTAGGTAATGCCTGCATGACAAGTGATAACCCAAGATTTGGAATGACTGCTAAGGAGGCCTGCAGACACCTGTGTTAGGAGTTAGCTCATGTCTGCAGCAAATAACTGACTATAAAACAATTCAACAAAAGGTTAATCTGGCTTATAGTTCTGGGATAACCATTCAATCATGCCAAGGAAAGCTTTGCAGGCAGGGGCCAGCGgtcagctggtcacattgcatcaaGAGTAGGGAATCAGAGTATGACTAGGAACAAGGAACAGCTTATCAAAACCACATTGTACATTCTTGGTGATCTATTTCTTCCAGCAAGACTCTAACTTCTAAGTATTTTAGTCTTTGCAAACAGTACAAAAATCTTTGGAACTAAAGTTGAAATAAATTTGCCTTGTTGTGACATTTCAAACTTACATCATGGTAACATCTAAGTGGAGCCCTGTGTGCAATAGGAAGTGTGGTCCTCATAGCAGGAATACTAACATTAATATCAGAAGGAACCTCTGAGGATTCAAAAGGCAtttgttttaattgcttttttatgGCATCTACTGTATTGGTAGGTTGGAGTCTGAGGCAAAGAAAGATCATGGGAGCAGTTGTGCATCATACATCAAGGGTAGGCAGAGCCTGGATGGCACTGAGGATCTTAGGCCAAAACTCTCTGCCTAGGATCTCTTCCTTTTACACAGTACATGCAGCAATGTCCCCTTTTATTGTTTCAGTGTGGACAGGGTCAAAGACAGTGGGGACTGCCTCAGACTGGCAAGTGGCCACTGAACTTCTACAATGATGGTACACCACTGAGGGATGGATGCAACCCCCAAATGCCACAGTGTCCTGGCAGCAGTGCTCTCTGTATTTCAGCCTGAGAGAGCCATGTGTGCCAAGCTCTCTGCCACAAAAACCTGCCCTCATTTCTCTAAGACTGTATTTTCTAACTCTAAATATAAACATCCTtgaattccaagatggcagcaccgaATATGCACTGAATCTGATCTACAGGAAGCTGACTAGGGTCCccactgggagccacagaccccAAGACATGGAGAACAATAAGGAAGAGCTCCCTGATCCCCACATGCAAGGGCCCTTGACATATAATTATTCAGCAACAAACTGCTCTCAAACACTAGTGAAGGGCATGAGCAGCTAcccccaacatcagagacagtaAAACGAtgaaaggccagtgtaaaaacacaaacaacaagataaaaaacaatattccatctccagattccagctgtCCCAAAGAAAACAGCCCTTAAAACTCAAAAGCaattgaaatataagaaaatgacctcaaatccttagtattgatgatgataatggaggaaatgaataaaatccttaaacaaatgcaggaagatctGGCCAAACAGGTtcaagacataaaagaggcctatatagaggcactggaagaaatttaggaaaacacaaacaatcagatgaaggaaatcagcAAAACAGTTCAACATGTGAAgattaaaatgcaaacaatcatAAGGGCATAGagggaagaaaaatgggaatgagagaacttagagaaaaaagtaaacaatacagaggtgagcttctctaacataattcaaaaaatgaaggaacaaatctTGCGACTAGAAAATACAATCATAGAagttgaagcaaccatcaaagaaaatattgcaaCCAACAttaaaatcaagggacttaacagtcactggtcattaatgtctctcaataTCAATATTCTCATTTCTCCAAAAatgcacagactaactgaatgcaTGCAGAAACAAGATCCCACATCCTTCTCCATTCAAGAAATGCATCTAAGCCACAAGAATAGACATTTTCTCAGACTAAAAGCCTAgaaaaaggtattctaagcaaatggacagaaaaaacaagctgatgtagccattttacTATCTAACAAAACAgtctttcaaccaaattaatcaaaagagatgaggaaggacccttcacactcatcaaaggtaaagtcaaccaagaacacatcacaattctgaacatctatgctcccagtatcagggcacacacatttgtaaaagaactattaacaaagctgaaaccacacattgatccccacacattaatagtgggagacttcaacaccccactttcatcaAAGGATAGATCATTTAAACAGAACctaaaccaaaaaataatgacactaaccaatgtcatgaatcaaatggatctaacagatatctatagaactttttacccaaacacaaggGATTATAacttcttagcacctcatggaaccttctccaaaattcatcATATAGTAGGtgataaagcaagcctcaaccgatacaagaagattgaaataataccttgtatcctatcagatcaccaagaTATAAGGCTGtagttcaacaacaacaaaaaacctacacatacatggaaactaaacaactctctacttaatgacacctgtgtcatgaaagaaatatagaaagaaattaagaacttcctgaaattcaatgaaaatgaaggaacaacctACCCAAAATTTtgggacacattaaaagcagtgctaagaggaaaattcatggcactaagtgcctttatgaagaaattagaaacatcccatataaacaacttagggacacatctggaagccctatttagaaaagaagcagaaacactcaagaggaatagacatctggaaataatcaaactcagggatgaaatcagtaaattgaaacaaagagaacaattcaaagaatgaagaaaaccaggagctggttctttgagaaactcAGCAAGATATACAAACCGTTAGGCAAACTAGctaaaatgcagagagaaacTATCccaattaacaaaatcataaatgaaaagggagacataacaacagacactggagaaatacaaagaatcataagatcttatttcaaaggcatatgtgccacaaaatttgaaaatctaaaggaaatggacaatattcttgattgattccacttgccaaatttgaaccaagaccagataaccAAACTAAATACgtggctatatttatggtgaaataccaggattcttgGTGCCATGTGCAGCGGAGGCTTATCTGATGCCACGAGTCTGCTAgtaggctatccttagtgaggcatctgttggtccacaaaggtatttattatggccataaactaactttaacttttaaaacgaTTTGAATCAAACCAGCAATTCAATAATCAGGGATAATCATCTAAATAACAAGCAGTACAccttcaacaagatcctgtaggaagtttgctcaatcagagccgGTCAGTGTCCAGAAAATAATAACTCACCCTACTACCACATGTATTtacctttggtttttcgagacagggttactctgtgtaatcttggctatcctggactcactttgtagactgtgctggccatgaatgtagtcctggctgtcctggacttgctttgtagaccaagctgcccttagactcacagtgatccacctgcatctgcctccctgggtgctgggattaaaggcatgcgccaccatgcctgactttaatgccagattttagagaggtgcagcaaagcacaattgacaagctagtcagaggttggaagcaattctggggtacatcatgatacagaccttgcaaatactggatcacatccagagatctctcatgcctactggacttccccaaatcaatggctcctgacatcatgtcagaggctggaaccaGTTTGGGGCTGCATTGTGCTGCAAGGACTTGAAAACACCAGATCACCTTTTAGGCAGCCCACAGGC
This window harbors:
- the Bpifa2 gene encoding BPI fold-containing family A member 2; the encoded protein is MFQFVSLVVTFGLIIGTSESLLNNALSSLNNLKVLGSDSGKILNSPSGDDLQKVNLDVGFLQKDSDWLSAKNSIVQTVNSQGVGKLNLVSSLNGLGLKINEFRLLDLKADLSSDGKGINLRMPLAMSGTVSIPLLGPLVDVAISLDLITPVSIQTNSQTGLPMVVAGKCSTSADKISISLLGRRSSTINTITDNLSAVVTKLVSYLLQNQNSYGNTTHAPMV